The genomic DNA GTGAACGGCGTGCGCGCGAAGCCACACCGGGAGATCCGCGCCGGCGAGCGAATTGCCATCACGCGAGGCGACGGTCGTCGGCAGCAGGTCGTGGTCCGCGCAACCTCGGACGTCCATCTGCCGAAGGCGGAGGCACGCGAGCTGTACGAGGACGTCACCCCACCGCCAACACCCGAGGAGACCGTCGTTCGGGACCTTCTGCGCGCGGCACGCTCGCAGACTCCGGCTGTGGCGCCGGACCGGCGCGAGCGGCGCCGGCTGCGGAGGGCCAAGGAGCGGGGATGACGTCGCTCCAGCCCCCTACCGGACAACGCTTCCGGATAACCCTGCCAGACAAGACTGGCCGAAGAAGACTGCCACTGCCCGTTGTGGTAAAATTTCTCGTTTGCGGGTCGCAGGCTGAGCTAGTCAAGGCACGTCGCGACACCACCCGAACGGAGAAGGACCAGGATCTGTGGCAAATCACTCATCGGCCCTCAAGGCCCACCGCCAGAATCTGAAGCGACGACAGCGAAACCGCGTCCACCGCTCGCGGCTGCGCACATCGCTCAAAGCCATTCACAAGGCGCTTGCCGCGGGCAACGCCGAGGAGGTCAAACAGAGCTTGGGCCCGACCACCTCAATCGTCGACAAGATGGCCAGCAAGGGCATCATTCACGCCAACGCCGCCGCTCGCTACAAGTCGCGGCTCGTGAAGCGGCTCAGCGCGCTCCAGGCGTAGGTAGGAACGCCTCGCCGAGGCGTCCGTTCATCTCGCGCGTTCCGCTCTACGGCCTGAGCAAAGCTCCACCACCAGGCGCTCGAGGATCGCGTCCGGGCTCGCGGCTGAGCCCTTGAGTGCGCCGTCAGCGCGAAAGACCGCGTCCACGGCGGCGGGGACTCGACCCGGGCCAGACTCGACGAGACGCGCCCGTACGAACCACGCGAGCTGCCCCAACACCATGTAGGGAACGGCACCGCCGTCGAGCGCTAGGCGTAGCTGCCGGAGCGCCTGCGCAGCGTCATTCGCCTGAATGGCGTTGGTCACTCCCCAATCATCAATCGAGGTCTCACGGCCCACGACAGCCCGCGCATCCTCGAGCGTCGCCGTCGGGCGGTTGGCAACGTACAACAACAGGCGCTCGACGTCACCTCGCAGGCGTCCCATCTCTGTGCCCGCGTGCTGGACGAGCGCGGCGACCGCGTCGCGCTCGATGCGCTTCCCCGCCGCTTTGAACCGGTCCAGAACGAAGCGGGCCGCATTCTGAAGCGCGCGGTCAGTCCCTGCGCCCCGTGCATCCTTCTGGCCCTTGAGGCCCCAACACTCCACGAAAGCGGCATGCGTGACGAGCAGCTTACCCAGTCGCGTCGCCCGGTTCACGTCGGCACCGACCAGCACCAAGCAGGTGCGCGCCTCGGGCGCGGCGACGTATTCCTCCAGTCCTTGGAGGTGGCGACTCGAGGCCTCCGCTTCCTCGGCGTCAGCGTCCCCTGCGGGGCTCGACGCACGGCCACGAGTCTTGAACAGCTCGTCGATGCGTAGATAAACGACCAGGCGCCGGTCGCCCATGAAAGGAAAGGTCCGCGCGGTATTCACCACCGCATCGGGCCGAACGTCGGTGGCATAGAAACGTTGAGCGTTGAACGGGCGGAGCCCCTCTTCGACCAACGTGTCGAAGCGCCTGACGACCTCATCCTTGCCAACCTCGTCGTCCCCAATCACAACGACAATTGGCGGCACGGACGCGAGGCTTATCGCGTTGTCGAGCTGAGGCAAGGTCAGCGTTGGCATGAGAGACAGGGCACGGGGTTCAAGGTTCAGGTTCAGGTTCAGGTTCAGGTTCAAGGCTCGGGGTTCGAGGATCAGGCCCCTCGCCCCTCGCCCCTCGTCCCTAGAAAGCTTCCAGAATTGCGCTGACAGTGCTGCGAGCAAAGTCGTTGGCGATGCGGTCCAGCGCCGTGGCATCGGAGCCCAGCAGTGCGTCAGGATCTACCGTGCCACGGCTGGACGTCAGGTCGTACTCCTCACTGAACGTCCGGGCAGGATCTTGCCAGACGACCGTGTTCGACTGGACATCTCGCAGCTCGAGCTTGGTGATCAAGCGGAAGGCATAGCGCGAGACCTGCTGCTCCTGCGTGAAGGCCGTGGCGACCGTCTCGATGCGCAAAATCTCACCGGTCAGCACCGCGTCAACGTTGGCGGCGCTCGGAACCACCTTGTATTTGCCGCGGCTGTTGAATTCCTGGCGCACGCGCTCGGTGAGCACCTGGTCGACATTGAACACCGACGTACGATTGACGAACGCCGGGATCCCAATGGTGCGGATGTGCGCCGGCAAATAGCTGCCGCGGCCAGCCAACGAGTAGCCGCACCCGGGCACCCAGATGACCGTCAGTAGCACTATCACGATCGATTTCAGGCGGCGGATACGCATATTCCTCGCCCCAACACGCCACGTCAAACACTCCCACGTTACACCCACACCTTGCACACTACACCATTCACCCTTCCTCTATTTGACGACGAGGCTCACCAGCTTGCCTTTGGCGACGATGACTTTTTGGAGGCTCTTGCCGGCGACCCTGGCTTGCACAGCAGGATCCGCCAGTGCGGCCTCCTCGAGATGCTTCTCGGAGCTATCCGCCGGCACGGTAATGCGACTGCGGACCTTGCCGTTCACCTGCACCGGCACGACAATCTCCTCGGCCCTGGCGGCATCAGCGTTCAGGACCGGCCAAGCGGCGGCCGCCAAGCCGCCTTCGTGGCCGAGCCGCTCCCACAGCTCCTCTGCCGTGTGTGGGGCAAAGATGGAGAGCATGCGCACGAGCGCGTCAACCGCCTCTCTGAGCACGATGAGCGTCTCGGGCCGCGCGGGCAGCGTGGCCACCGCCTCGTCACCGCGCCGGACTGGCGACCACACCGCTGCCTGATCAGAGAAAGTGTAGATCCCGTTCACCAGCTCCCTCAGTGCCGAGATTGCGGTATTGAGATGAACACGCGGATACAGATCTTCGGTAACCCGCTGGATGGTGTGGTGTGTCTTGCGCCAAAGCTGGCGCTCGGCAGGCTCGAGCGCTGCAGGCTCGAGCTCACGGGTGGGTAGGTCGAGAAGCACGCGACTGAGCGGATCGACCAGGCGCCAGACGCGCGCCAGAAAGCGAAAGCTCCCTTCGAGCCCGGCGTCGGTCCACTCCACCTCCTTCTCCGGCGGCGCGACAAACATCACGTAGAGGCGCAAGGCATCCGCACCATATCGGCCGACCATCTCGTCCGGATCGACGACGTTGCCCTTCGACTTGGACATGACGAGGCCATCTTTGAGCACCATGCCCTGTGTCAGCAGGCGTGAAAACGGCTCGTCGTGCTCCAGCATGCCGAGGTCACGAAATACCCGGCAGAAGAACCGAGAGTAGATCAGATGGAGGATCGCATGCTCGACGCCACCGCTGTAGAAATCGACTGGTGTCCAATAGCGGGCCTTTGCGGGGTCGAAGGGTACATTGTCGTTGCGCGGGTCGCAGAACCGGTAGAAGTACCACGATGAGTCCACGAACGTGTCCATCGTGTCCGTCTCGCGTGTCGCGTCGCCTCCACATGCCGGACACTTCACGTTGAGGAACTCCGGCATCTGCGCGAGCGGCGACTGGCCCCGGCCGGTGAACTCGACCAGCCGAGGCAATACGACCGGCAGCTGGTCGTCCGGCACCGGGACGAGCCCGCACCGAGAACAGTGCACGATTGGGATGGGGGTCCCCCAGTACCGCTGGCGTGAGACGCCCCAGTCCTTGAGCCGGAATTGGACGGCCCGCTGCCCAATGCCACGCGCCTCGGCATGGTCGGCCATCCGCGTCCACGCCTCGTCCGAGTCGAGCCCTGTGAACTCGCCCGAGTCCACCATCACGCCCGGCGCCGTGTAGGCCTCGGGCATGGTCTCGGCGACGAGCGGGTCGTCGCCCCGTGGCTGTACAACGACCTTGACCGGCAGGCTGTATTTCCGTGCAAACTCGAGATCGCGCTGATCGTGCGCGGGCACGGCCATGATGGCTCCCGTGCCATAGCCGCCGATCACGAAGTTGGCCACCCAGATCGGCACCGGCTGTCCCGTGAACGGGTTCGTTGCCGTGCGGCCCGTGTCGAAGCCTTCCTTCTCGATCTCGCCCGAGAGCCGCGCGATGCGATCCTGCGTGCGAAAGCGCCCCGCCTCGGCCCTGAACGCCGCCGGCTGCGGTGACTCGCTGGCGAACTGCTCCACCAGCTCGTGCTCCGGCGCGAGCACGACGAAGGTTGCGCCACAAATCGTGTCGATGCGCGTCGTGAACACCTCGATTGAGCGCTCGACCGGACGCCCCTGTGTGTCGCACAGCGGGAACCTCGCCTGAACGCCTTCCGATCGGCCGATCCAGTTCCGCTGCATCGTGGCGACCCGCTCGGGCCAATCGGTGAGACGCTCGAGACCATCGAGCAGCTCCTGCGCGTACGCCGTAGTTCGAAGGAACCACTGGTCCAACTCGCGCGTCGTGACGGTGGCCCCACAACGCCAACAGGTGCCGTCAATGACCTGCTCGTTGGCCAACACCGTGGCATCGTTCGGACACCAGTTGACGGTCGCGCGCCGGCGATAGGCCAAACCGCGCTCGAACATTCGGGTGAACAGCCACTGGTTCCAGCGGTAATACTCCGGATCGCAGGTCGCGATCTCTCGCCCCCACGCGTAGCTGATGCCGAGGCGCTGGAGCTGTCCCTTCATGTGCGCGATGTTCTCGCGTGTCCAGCTCTCCGGGTGCACGCCGCGTTGAATGGCGGCATTTTCCGCAGGCATACCGAACGCATCCCAGCCGAACGGATGCAAGACGTTCGCCCCCTGCATCCGCTTCAGGCGGGCCACCGCGTCGCCAATCATGTAGTTGCGCACGTGCCCGACGTGCGCAGCCCCAGACGGGTATGCGAACATCTCGAGGCAATAGAACTTCGGCTTCGAGGGATCCTCGGTCACCTCGAACACGCCAGTCTCTTGCCAGCGCTGTTGCCATTTTCGATCGAGCTCGTGCGGTATGTAGTCAGCCACGATTTTAGAGAAATTATAACGTAGGCCAATAGGCCCGAAGGGCCGCGCGAACAGCAGTTACTGCCGCATCGCCGCGCGGCGAGGGCGCTCCATCGTGCGCCCACGGTGCCGCTTCTGCCGGGTTGCCGACGATTCGCAGCACCATCGAGAGCGACTCCTCGAGCGCTTCCAGGTCGTAGCCACCTTCGGTGATGATGGCCATGCGCCCATGGCACGCTGCCTGCGCACGGTACCACAGGGCCCGAGCGATGGCCTCGAATCCGGCCGTCGATAGGCGCATGTACGCCAGCGGATCGCGGACGTGGGCATCGAAGCCTGCCGATACGAGGAGGAGCTCCGGTCGGAACGCCTCCAGCACGGGATCGGCCACATCCGCCCACACGCGTCCGTAATCGGCGTCCGTCGCCCCTGCTTCGAGGGGCAGGTTCACCGTTGTTCCTGCGCCGGCACCACGGCCGATCTCATCGGCCGCACCCGTCCCGGGATAAAAGGATGACTGGTGCATGGAGAGATACAGCACCCGCGCCTCGTCATAGAACATCCACTGCGTGCCATTGCCGTGGTGGACGTCGATGTCGACAATCGCCACGCGCGAGACGCCGCGCGCCATCGCATGGGCCGCTGCGACGGCCACGTTGTTGAACAGGCAGAAACCCATGGCACGCGTACGCTCGGCGTGGTGGCCCGGCGGGCGCACGAACGCGCAGGCGACCGAGTCCTGTCCGAGCGCATGCTCCACGGCTTGGCAGGCCGCGCCCGCCGCAAGACGCGCGATCTCGTACGACTGCGGCGACGTGTACGTATCGGCGTCGAGCTTCACCGCTTGCCCGCCCGTCTCCGCAAGCGCTGCGATGTAGCCGGCGTCATGGACCCGCTCCAGCTCCGTGTCGGTCGCCGGCCGCGGCGCGACCACACTGTGTCCCTCTTCGCGCCATCGCGCCGCAACGCGCGACATGACTTCGCCACGCTCCACACACTCGGGGTGCCCCGGCGGCGTGACGTGATCCTGGAATCGTTCGCTACTAACCAGCAGACATCCCACGACTGTGTAATCTCCTCAGCCCTTCCGTGGGGCCTAAGGCTCGTCTGGAAATAACTAGACGAATCCTAACTTCCTGCCTGCCTATCCGCGGATCATCTCGAGCGCCCGCTCCTCTAGACGGCGGAGCTCCTTCTCGAGCTCCCGCCGCCTCACCTCGAGGGCGTCGTTGTCGGTGTCGGCGGCGACGTAAAAGGGTGAGCCGATGGCGACCGCCACATCGCTGAATGGCCGCGGCACTTGTGTGCGATCCCAACTGCGCACGGTCCAATATTGCGCGGCTTCGATATGGAACGGAAGGATGGGATTGCCCGTGGCCTTCGCCAGCCAAAGCGCGCCAGGCTGCGCGACGCGGGCTGGCCCCCGCGGACCGTCCACCGTGAACGCCGTTGGCTTGCCGGCCGCCATCAAGCGCTTGAGCTGCACCAGCGCACGCACTGCGCCACGCGAGCTGGAGCCACGCGCCGCTCCGTAACCGAAACGCCGAATGATCCGGGCAATCCATTCACCATCGAAATTCTCACTCGTGATGACGACAATGCCCCGATCACGAAAGAAGAGCGTCGCGGGCAGGATGCGGCCATGCCAAAACGCCATGATCGGCCGGCGCCCGCCGGCGAGCACCTCGCCGTACGCCTCCGCCCCATCGGCGCGCCACCGGAGTGTCCGTCCCAGCAGGCCCGCCAGCGGCGCGCCAACACCGGCGATGGCCGCAATCTGTAGACGCTTCCAGGGGGAGACTTGCCACATAAACAGGGACAAAGGGGTCAAGGGGTCGAGGGATCAAGGGCGGGTGACTCTGGCTCAGCGGGGACGAACAAGGCTACGCCTTATCGCCTCGCCACGGCGCTTACCCTCGATCCCTGGGTCCCTTGACCCCTTGATCCCTGAGTTTGCCATTCACATAGCTCATGAGATCGACCATCTCGGTCGACGCTTGCGCGCTGGCTCGTGCTCCCTTCAACATGATCGAGCAGAACGGGCAGGCCATCACCACGGTTCCCGCCCCTGTCGCCTGCAGCTGCTCGAGCCGCTCCTGGCTGATGCGCTTGCCTGGCTCCTGCTCCTCGAACAGCAGACCGCCTCCAGCGCCACAGCAGAACGGGTTGTCGCGGCTGCGGACAGGCTCTCTGACCTTGGCTCCCACACGCTGCAGTAGGGCACGCGGCTCCTCGGTGTGTCCGCCGTAACGTCCCAAGTAGCACGGATCGTGGAACGTGACCTCATCGTCGGTCGCCAGCTGCACGCCCCGCGTCAGCTCCGCCATGAGCACGGCCGAGTGCACCACCTCCGCGTTGAAGCCAAACGCACGGTAGTCCTCGCCCAGCGTCTTGAGGCAATGGGGACAGGATGTGACGATCTTCGTGGCGCCGGCGCGTTGCAGCTCCTCGACGTTCTGGGTCGCGAGCTCCTGGAACATGTACTCGTTGCCGGTACGCTTTGCCGGGTCGCCGTTGCAGCGCTCCTTGGCCAGGACACCAAACGTGGCGCCGTGTGCGCGCAACAGCTCGAACAGCGCGCGCAGCGCCTTTTGATAGTCCGCTTCGAATGCGCCGGCGCACCCAAGCCACACCAGATACGTGTGACGGGCGGGGTCGAACGTCTCGACGCCCGTCGATGCGAGGAACTTGTCGCGCTGATCATAGGTCAGGCCCCAGATGTTCCCGCGCCGTTCGAGGCCGTTGAAGACCGGCCCCAGGTAGCCTGGCGCCTCACCATTGGAGACCAGCCCGCGTCGCGCGCCGATAATCAGCGGCAGGTGCTCGATGCCCACCGGGCACTGGCTCTCGCACGCACCGCACGTCGTACACTGCCACAGCACGTTCTCGTCGAACAGGTCGACGAGCTTCGCGTCGAGGCGACCCGCGAGCATTGCACGCTCGGCATCGAGGATCAGCTTCTTGGGATTCAGTAGCTTCCCGGTCGCGAACGCGGGGCAGGCCTCCTGGCAGCGGCCGCACTCGACGCAGGTGAACGCGTCGAGCCGCTGCTTGGCCGGGAGATCCTTCACCGCCTCGAACCCGACTTCCTCACGTTCGAAATCCAGGTTCGGCACGTCCCCAAGTACGGGCGACTTCAGGAACACCGTGATCGGCGACAGGATCAGATGCAGGTGCTTCGAGTCTGGAATCAAGACGAGGAACGCGAGAATGACCACCATGTGCGCCCACCAGTTCACGCGCGCCTCGACGCCCTCCAGCCGGAGATCGAGCAAGAAGGTCGCCATCAACGCGGCAATGAAGAGGCCGATCAGAACCGACTCTTTCGAGACGGTCCGTCCCAGCGCAGGCGGACGAACGATGACCCTGCGGCCCAGCAAGAACAGGATGCCGATGAGCACCGCCACGGCAAACGGCGTGAGCACGATGCGGTACGCGTGGAACCAGCCGGTCTCGCTCAGGTCGATGATGCCGAGACCGCGCAACGACTCGACGAGCGTGAAGCCGGCAAACGCGACAAAGCCCCAGAACACGAACAGATGAGCAAAGCCCACCCACGGCTTCGATCGAATCACACGTGCTTGAAGGAGAACGTCGACGACGAACCGACGGACACGCTCTGGGAGCCGATCTGCGCTCAGGTTTCGCGGCCCATCGGCCACCAGCCGAATCCGCGTGGCCATCTGCACACCGAAGAGCGCGACGGCT from Luteitalea sp. includes the following:
- the rpsT gene encoding 30S ribosomal protein S20; translation: MANHSSALKAHRQNLKRRQRNRVHRSRLRTSLKAIHKALAAGNAEEVKQSLGPTTSIVDKMASKGIIHANAAARYKSRLVKRLSALQA
- a CDS encoding RNA-binding protein, with the protein product MTDSKSMDARSASVRLDVWLDVTCLCKTRSEAQRACKGGKVHVNGVRAKPHREIRAGERIAITRGDGRRQQVVVRATSDVHLPKAEARELYEDVTPPPTPEETVVRDLLRAARSQTPAVAPDRRERRRLRRAKERG
- a CDS encoding leucine--tRNA ligase; translation: MVADYIPHELDRKWQQRWQETGVFEVTEDPSKPKFYCLEMFAYPSGAAHVGHVRNYMIGDAVARLKRMQGANVLHPFGWDAFGMPAENAAIQRGVHPESWTRENIAHMKGQLQRLGISYAWGREIATCDPEYYRWNQWLFTRMFERGLAYRRRATVNWCPNDATVLANEQVIDGTCWRCGATVTTRELDQWFLRTTAYAQELLDGLERLTDWPERVATMQRNWIGRSEGVQARFPLCDTQGRPVERSIEVFTTRIDTICGATFVVLAPEHELVEQFASESPQPAAFRAEAGRFRTQDRIARLSGEIEKEGFDTGRTATNPFTGQPVPIWVANFVIGGYGTGAIMAVPAHDQRDLEFARKYSLPVKVVVQPRGDDPLVAETMPEAYTAPGVMVDSGEFTGLDSDEAWTRMADHAEARGIGQRAVQFRLKDWGVSRQRYWGTPIPIVHCSRCGLVPVPDDQLPVVLPRLVEFTGRGQSPLAQMPEFLNVKCPACGGDATRETDTMDTFVDSSWYFYRFCDPRNDNVPFDPAKARYWTPVDFYSGGVEHAILHLIYSRFFCRVFRDLGMLEHDEPFSRLLTQGMVLKDGLVMSKSKGNVVDPDEMVGRYGADALRLYVMFVAPPEKEVEWTDAGLEGSFRFLARVWRLVDPLSRVLLDLPTRELEPAALEPAERQLWRKTHHTIQRVTEDLYPRVHLNTAISALRELVNGIYTFSDQAAVWSPVRRGDEAVATLPARPETLIVLREAVDALVRMLSIFAPHTAEELWERLGHEGGLAAAAWPVLNADAARAEEIVVPVQVNGKVRSRITVPADSSEKHLEEAALADPAVQARVAGKSLQKVIVAKGKLVSLVVK
- a CDS encoding DUF374 domain-containing protein gives rise to the protein MWQVSPWKRLQIAAIAGVGAPLAGLLGRTLRWRADGAEAYGEVLAGGRRPIMAFWHGRILPATLFFRDRGIVVITSENFDGEWIARIIRRFGYGAARGSSSRGAVRALVQLKRLMAAGKPTAFTVDGPRGPARVAQPGALWLAKATGNPILPFHIEAAQYWTVRSWDRTQVPRPFSDVAVAIGSPFYVAADTDNDALEVRRRELEKELRRLEERALEMIRG
- a CDS encoding 4Fe-4S dicluster domain-containing protein: MSLLEVWTFRVLVIAAVALFGVQMATRIRLVADGPRNLSADRLPERVRRFVVDVLLQARVIRSKPWVGFAHLFVFWGFVAFAGFTLVESLRGLGIIDLSETGWFHAYRIVLTPFAVAVLIGILFLLGRRVIVRPPALGRTVSKESVLIGLFIAALMATFLLDLRLEGVEARVNWWAHMVVILAFLVLIPDSKHLHLILSPITVFLKSPVLGDVPNLDFEREEVGFEAVKDLPAKQRLDAFTCVECGRCQEACPAFATGKLLNPKKLILDAERAMLAGRLDAKLVDLFDENVLWQCTTCGACESQCPVGIEHLPLIIGARRGLVSNGEAPGYLGPVFNGLERRGNIWGLTYDQRDKFLASTGVETFDPARHTYLVWLGCAGAFEADYQKALRALFELLRAHGATFGVLAKERCNGDPAKRTGNEYMFQELATQNVEELQRAGATKIVTSCPHCLKTLGEDYRAFGFNAEVVHSAVLMAELTRGVQLATDDEVTFHDPCYLGRYGGHTEEPRALLQRVGAKVREPVRSRDNPFCCGAGGGLLFEEQEPGKRISQERLEQLQATGAGTVVMACPFCSIMLKGARASAQASTEMVDLMSYVNGKLRDQGVKGPRDRG
- a CDS encoding histone deacetylase, with translation MGCLLVSSERFQDHVTPPGHPECVERGEVMSRVAARWREEGHSVVAPRPATDTELERVHDAGYIAALAETGGQAVKLDADTYTSPQSYEIARLAAGAACQAVEHALGQDSVACAFVRPPGHHAERTRAMGFCLFNNVAVAAAHAMARGVSRVAIVDIDVHHGNGTQWMFYDEARVLYLSMHQSSFYPGTGAADEIGRGAGAGTTVNLPLEAGATDADYGRVWADVADPVLEAFRPELLLVSAGFDAHVRDPLAYMRLSTAGFEAIARALWYRAQAACHGRMAIITEGGYDLEALEESLSMVLRIVGNPAEAAPWAHDGAPSPRGDAAVTAVRAALRAYWPTL